One stretch of Brachyhypopomus gauderio isolate BG-103 chromosome 10, BGAUD_0.2, whole genome shotgun sequence DNA includes these proteins:
- the npffr1l1 gene encoding neuropeptide FF receptor 1 like 1 encodes MNMSDQSGPLDGMANVTLLPYYVHTAGMAVCYVLAYLLVLLMCVGGNGLVCTVLLRNRNMRSVTNLFILNLAVSDLLVGVFCVPTTLIDNLISGWPFSQNACTLNNLVQGMSVSASVFTLVAIAVDRYIGILYPFRPRLRPVSALFSIFFIWLLAFAIIFPSAATLTVIRLDDTYMVEDNQTYPLFVCYENWPHAAMRRIYTTFIFVHVYVAPLALISLMYGCIALKLSGSLQPNSSSRACRGRSKRRVKVIKMLTTVAVLFMVSWLPLWSLMLLTDYRELDRQQIDFLSSYLFPVAHWLAFFNSGVNPVIYGFFNENFRRGFQAAVACHSCNPLPSSLRLRRFMVLPANKVSNGNEGGSSRLKGTREEPRAQGPPIHSILLEDLNRLSQVKRVGGAWME; translated from the exons ATGAACATGTCCGATCAGAGCGGCCCGTTGGACGGGATGGCCAACGTCACGCTGCTGCCGTACTACGTCCATACTGCGGGCATGGCAGTTTGCTACGTCCTAGCCTACCTGCTCGTTCTGCTCATGTGTGTTGGGGGCAACGGGCTCGTGTGCACGGTGTTGTTGCGCAACCGGAACATGCGCTCCGTTACCAACCTCTTCATCCTCAACCTGGCCGTTAGCGATCTGCTGGTGGGCGTGTTCTGCGTGCCCACGACACTGATCGACAACCTTATCTCAG GTTGGCCCTTCAGCCAGAACGCCTGCACCCTCAACAACCTCGTCCAAGGCATGTCCGTCTCCGCCTCTGTCTTCACTCTGGTTGCCATAGCAGTGGACAG GTACATTGGCATCCTGTATCCGTTCCGACCCCGTCTCCGGCCCGTCTCTGCCCTCTTCTCCATCTTCTTCATCTGGCTGCTTGCCTTCGCCATCATCTTCCCGTCCGCCGCCACGCTGACGGTCATCCGCCTGGACGACACCTACATGGTGGAGGACAACCAGACGTACCCGCTGTTCGTGTGCTATGAGAACTGGCCCCACGCCGCCATGCGCCGCATCTACACCACGTTCATCTTCGTCCACGTCTACGTCGCCCCACTGGCCCTCATCAGCCTCATGTACGGCTGCATCGCCCTTAAGCTCTCGGGCAGCCTGCAGCCGAACAGCTCTTCCagggcctgcagggggcgctccaAGCGGCGGGTTAAGGTCATCAAAATGCTAACCACGGTGGCTGTGCTGTTCATGGTCTCCTGGCTGCCCCTCTGGAGTCTCATGCTGCTGACAGACTACCGGGAGCTCGACCGGCAGCAGATCGACTTCCTGAGCAGCTACCTGTTCCCGGTCGCCCACTGGCTGGCCTTCTTCAACAGCGGGGTCAACCCTGTCATCTACGGCTTCTTCAACGAGAACTTCCGCCGTGGGTTTCAGGCCGCCGTGGCCTGTCACTCCTGCAATCCGCTGCCGTCGTCCCTGCGGCTCAGACGCTTTATGGTGCTGCCGGCCAACAAGGTGTCTAATGGCAACGAGGGAGGAAGCAGTAGGTTGAAAGGAACGAGGGAGGAGCCAAGGGCCCAGGGGCCTCCAATTCACAGCATCCTCCTGGAGGACCTGAACAGGCTATCGCAGGTGAAgcgggtgggcggggcctggatGGAGTGA